A stretch of the Massilia sp. W12 genome encodes the following:
- a CDS encoding TIGR00730 family Rossman fold protein, with protein MATLCVYCGSSDGALPAYRQAAQVLGQLLAQRGHTLVYGGGRLGLMGAVADAALAAGGRVLGVIPRALQEREVAHTQLSELHLVDNMHQRKAMMADLADAFITLPGGLGTLEELFEMLTWLQLGLHGKRIGLLNVAGFYDGLLAFIARQQEQGFVRAQHASLLLCEQQPEVLLQKLLA; from the coding sequence ATGGCCACATTGTGCGTGTATTGCGGCTCCAGCGACGGCGCGCTGCCTGCATACAGGCAGGCTGCGCAAGTGCTGGGGCAGTTGCTGGCGCAGCGCGGCCATACGCTGGTGTATGGCGGCGGGCGCTTAGGTTTGATGGGGGCGGTGGCCGATGCCGCCCTGGCGGCTGGCGGCCGCGTGCTGGGCGTGATTCCGCGCGCATTGCAAGAACGTGAAGTGGCGCATACCCAGCTTTCTGAATTGCACCTGGTTGACAATATGCACCAGCGCAAAGCCATGATGGCGGATCTGGCGGATGCCTTCATCACTCTGCCGGGCGGCCTGGGCACGCTGGAGGAATTATTTGAAATGCTGACCTGGCTGCAGCTTGGTTTGCATGGCAAACGCATCGGCCTGCTGAATGTGGCCGGCTTTTACGATGGTTTGCTGGCCTTTATCGCCCGGCAGCAAGAGCAGGGCTTTGTGCGTGCGCAGCACGCCAGCCTCTTGCTGTGCGAGCAGCAGCCTGAG